The sequence below is a genomic window from Sebastes fasciatus isolate fSebFas1 chromosome 18, fSebFas1.pri, whole genome shotgun sequence.
atattataaagtagtaattttatctgttattttcttttttctcgtaaagttatgactttattctcgtaatattacaactttttttctcgtaaagttatgactttattttcgtaatattacaacttttttgtcgaaatattatgactttattctgaaaatctcagattttttttccctcaatgtggccctaatactccatagtacatttgcactttggccctcactgcattagacttatatactatatacttagactataaactctgttaccttcatcacaatgctcaaatgttttgcggctacagacagatttttatctttttctttgtcttaaatggctcttttgatagtaaaggttgccgtcCCCTGCCTTAGAATGAGCTTTTTATATCTAtaagagcgggtcctcttcatggggCCGGCAGCCATGTTCTACGGTAGCCCAgcacggacaaaccaaacacaatgACCAacaacacgttgttggtttcacacagtcTCCTGTATGAAAGCACCGTGTTTATTCGACcaatccaccacccctcccacccacccttcgtgttttttttgctctttaaactacgtcaccacattcCCTGATCATTTTCTCTGAGCATTTCATATTGACAAGGCCGGGTTGACAATGTAGTTGAAAGCCTGGAGCGTGTCacacagacgctaaagggtgccttgtgcctTCGGTATCACACGCCGAGGTGACGAGTGTTGAttccctgggaatgagaacaggctcaGGACAcggaagaagtttcagttggttgcaatctgcaacctcaccgctagatgccgccaaatcctacacactgctcctttaagtctGGGGGTGTCTTTTTCCATCTTTCTTCAGTGCTGTGATCCTGGAGATTCTAAATCAATAATTTCTCATCAGGAAGTTCAGCTGGAGGTTTCTTCTGAAGACTTCCTCTATGAGCTGAAACACCTCTAACCAAAGTGCCTTTAAAGATTTACATGTATAAAAACGTGTTGAcaacttgctttttttttttcccttatgCGCAGagaatttaatgtttttctacACGGCCTATTTTCAGTTTTCATCTGGAGTCATTTATGAGATCCTTGGCTGCAATACACGAAATCGAGGCGATAAATGCAGCTGGCTTCCTCCCAGGAGTGCGTCTTGGATATGTGATGTGTGACACATGCTCCTGGGCAAGCAAGGCATTGAAAAATGTGGGCCACATGCTCGCAGTCAACGGGTCTCTGAGTGTGAAGTGCGACTACACTGACTTCAGGCCCAGAGTCAAGATCATTTTAGGAGCTTTATATTCGGAGGTGTCCATAGCTGTGGCCAGACTGCTGAACGTGTACATGGTCCCTCTAGTAAGTCACAAATACTGTCTGATCAGCAAATTACATTTTACTGCCAAGTATTAAGTGAATTTATGTTCACTTTCTGACTTTCTGAGGGTGTTTCATGCCCTAGCTGCTCCGCTTGATTGTGGGCATTTAATGATGTAATAGTCGTGGAGGCTTTATTGTTTAAGCTGCATTTGTTGGGAAATATGTTTGGTTTCTTATAGGGAGTTGGATGATCAATTTGTATTTCAAGTCTATATGTTCAGTACAGGtccaaaacatgtttatatagAAAGATTAGCACAGAGGGAAACGGCTAGCCTAGCTCCATCAAAGATGCCAACAGCTGTGCCCATGCACGCAGCACCTTAGAAGTCCTGATCTCATTGTGAATTTGCACACTTTTCTAACTGATAACAAAACAGATCATTTTAGATGTATTGGTGCATAGCTTGCTAGCTATTACATGTAAATAAGACAAATTTGGAACActtggaaaaaatatattgagtattttGGCAGAGGCTGGCTATCTGCCCCTATACTTTCAGTCTTTGTACTAGGTTAAGCACATCCTGGATCAACCCATAGAGATTAAATTGGTATGATTTTCTCATCCAACTCCTAGTAAGACCCCaaacaagcattttttttaaaatcataattaTAAGTTTGTagtactatttgtagaattctATATCAGGGTGCAggggttagcactgtcgcctcacagcaaaaGGGTCGCGATTCAAATCTGGCTTGGATCAGCACCCGTGACCCAGAGGAGGATAAGTGGTTGTGgattatgaatgaatgaataatactATATCAAATACTGTAATATTACTAATTGTACTAAGGATTAGAAAAAGAACCAAACGAACCACGGTTCAATTTGATTCGGACCGAGACCTCCTCTATTCGTCATTTGGTCCAGACTGTGTTGTCTCATCTGGACAAAATGATGTACATGTGAAAGGCCGCTGGAGATGTGGTCCTTACTTTTGTTGTTGAAATTCAAAATATAGTGTGCTTGGAGGAAATTTGGGTATTTGAGTGGACTTTTGGCTGCAAAACAAGTGTATATCACAATTTAAAATCAtgcttttaatttaaatgtaagttgaatgtttgtgtacttaaaattattttttgtataatCTTATCCTATAATCAGCTTAGCAGCACATCATCTACACCAGAACTGAGTGATAAACTGCGCTACCCAGTTTTCATGCGCACTATTCCCAGTGATAAGCATCAAACCAAAGCGGTGGCCAAAATGATGCACCACTATGGCTGGAACTGGGTCGGGGTGGTGTATGGGGACGACGAATATGGCAGAGCCGCTTTCCAGAGCTTCCTCGGGGATGCTGAGGAAAATCATGTGTGCTTGGCCTTCCAGGAGGTGTTGCCTCATTACCTCGGTCATTCACACAGCATGGAACGCATCAAGCAAGTCGCCCAGCGGATCCGCTCTTCCGATGCCCAAGTGGTGCTGTTAATCCTTAAGGCGGAGTTGGTGGAGGTCCTCTTTAAGGAAATGATCAACACCGGCACATCGAGGACCTGGATTGCCAGTGATGCCTGGTCCAGGAGCAGGTCCCTTGCCCAAATGGATAATATCAACAAGGTTGGGGACATCTTGGGCTTTTACTTTGTTACAGGAAAGAGTGAATCATTTGATAAATATCTAAAGAATCTAACAGCAACCCCAGGAGGATACAACCACTTCATTGAAGAATACAAGAGCCTGAGATTCAACTGCACCCCAGAATGTTTCTCAAACAAACCCCCATCCTACTGCCCCACACCCTACCTCCTAAAAATGAAGTCGGGTGTTGCGTGCAATTTCAAGGATCCCCAAGAGCAAAATGATGATTATCTTGTAAAGTCTCTGGACACAAGTGAAGCCTTCCTCCACAAAGTAGCTGTGTGGGCCATAGCAAACACTCTGAAAAAGCTACTAAAGTGCAACAGTTCTTCATGCTCGGGAGAAATTAACTTCCCACCATGGAAGGTGAGAATCGGTATAATTTTCAGATGAGAACagatttcaatttaaaaaagtgTATCTTCCTTATAATTTAGGAATTATAATGTAATGTGCGTTTCTATCCCTTAAAATTGTCATGAATGTGAGAAATTGTATATTACATTGACCGATCTCTGCAAAAGGACCGTTTTAATTGGCAATGTATTCTTTGCTTTGCAGCTTCTTAAAGAACTGAAGAAAGTTGAGTTCGAGTTTGGCAACCACAATTTCTTCTTTGATGAAAATGGTGATTTTGGAAATTTTTATGATTTGATCAAATGGGAAAAGGATGGACAATACAGAAGATTTCAAAGTATTGGGAAATACCATACTGTCGATGACGAAATACAAGTCGATATGAAAGATTTCATCTGGCTTTCAACAGCCAATACCACGGTAAGACAACAGCGTAACAGTATCCACTCACAGGTTTGATTGTTGCAATAGTCAGTTCAGTCACTGTCTATGCGTCCTTACGCTGGGACCTAGTAGTGAATGAGTTGCCTATTAGGATATGCTATGTAAAAAGGATAAGTATAATAAGCTTTTGGgtcaacattttttgtttttgtttatttttttctatttgatttaatgctttattgttatttattttttattgtatgcATTCCTTATGGAAAATTGTTAACAAGGACCAAAATAAGTTATTACTCCTACTTCTATATTTTACTACTACCCTAAACCCAGTACGTTTCAGCTCTTTATAAAGCTGAAAGTTTAGTGCAACAAAGCCTTTAGCTTAAACATGTGCAGGCTATCTCTCTATAGACTGTTCTCTTGTTTTGCTCCATCAGATCCCCGAGTCTAGATGCTCAGAGCGCTGTGCCCCCGGCTCAGTAAAGAGGATCTTGAACGTATCCTGCTGTTACACCTGCACCAGATGTGTGGAGGGGACCTACTCAGATGCCTGGGGTATGCCTTATTTACATACTGATTTTATGTTCAATTTAACTTTAAATGTAACCCAACACAGTATAGAGAATGGCCAATGCAATGCTACTGTAGAAACCCCCAGGCAATAGGCCTCAATTACTTGAGTGTTGACATCAATAGATTCACAAATTCAAGAGCGGGAGACGTGCAATTCAGTTCAACACTACCAAATTTATTGAAttaaaggggggaaaaaaatgatggAAATGGGTAACCTAAAAAAAAGGAGAGGGCAATCATAAATTAACAATATTTATTCAACAATAATAGATAGTTAAAACAGTTTATCCATAAAAATTCCAACTGACCCTGAATCTTTCCCTAAAAAGGTTAGATTTACCATATTACTCCTAAGATATGATATGAAATTAACAGATTTTCTGCAACCTACCTTTTCAGTATGGGGTTACAGAGCATCACTTTGGACGACTCAGGACGACTCAGGACACCGCTGCACTACAAATCTATAGACAGAGGAAGTGGTTAAACCCACTATAAAACGATAGAGCCATTTTTCCTTCCCAAAATCTCTCCCTTACCTGAACAAACCGTGTTGACCTGCCACACATCTACCAGGAAGTCAGACAAAGAGACTCTAATCACCCACACCTGACCTTATGAAGGCAGGAAGCTCCACTCAACCACACCTACAAGGGGCGATGCTCCCTGCCGAGAGGTGCTGGccctcacataaaaaaaaaatataccaacTTACGGGTGGTGCTGTGGCTGTGCCTGTAGGGCAGGCATCTATTAATGCTGTCCACATGAGGgtttttttcaaagaaaaacTTACAGGGGgcttttaaagtacattttgtttgtACCTAAATAAACCAGAATGGCCATATTTTGCCTAATATGTACCATCTTATTCAACAGATCTTGATAACTGCAAACGGTGTCCCAACGGAACTTGGGCTCTCAAGGGTTGGACTCAGTGCGAGCTGAGATCGGAGTCCTACCTGCATTGGAGCGACCCTCATCCCATCGCCATGATGGCAGCCGCAGCCTTTGGCATCTTGCTCTTGTTGGTTACCTTTATTATCTTCTTGGTGTACAGAGATTCCCCACCTATGAAAAGAGCTGAGGTGAGATTGTCCTGTGTGATGATGGCCGGTCTGTCAGTGAGCTTTGCGAGCGTGATAAGCTTCATGGGCCGGCCCAGCGTACATCTCTGCCGGGCCCGTCAAGTAACGTACGCCATGGGCTTCACTCTGTGTGTTTCCTGCATCCTAGTCAAGGCCTACCGTACATTCCTGGCTTTCCTTCCCTTCGGTCAGCTGATAAACAGGCAACTACACAAACTTTACCAACCACCCATAATCGTCATCACAATAACTTCTCTCCAGGGAATCATCTGTCTTCTCTGGCTGATCTTTGATTCTCCTGATCTTGATGGCACACCTCCATCCCCACAGAGCATGAGGAGACTAATCCAGTGTAGTGAAGGTGCCACATTCATAGGTTTTGGCgtgatgttgagctacataGCTCTGCTGGCATTGGCCGGCTTCCTCTTGGCCGTCAAAGGCAGAAAGGTCCCGCAGGAGTTCAGTGAAACAGGCTACATAATCTTTAGCATGCTGATGTACTTGTTTGTATGGGTGTGTTTTATCCCAGTCTATATCACCAACCATGAAGAAGGCACTCCTGTGCAGGCTTCAGCCATTCTAGTATCCAGCTACGGCATCATCTTCTGCCATTTTTTACCCAAGTGCCACAAAGTACTTTGGGGGGCAAAGTCAGATACGCTTGAGAGGATTCTGAAGAGATGGCGAGAGAAAGACATAGATATCCCTAGAGTGAATACACCCTCACAAAATAAAGACAGGCTTTCCGTATCAAGTACAGCAAGTACAGCAACTATATTGAGGAGCTCAGAGACACCGCGCGAGTTCAGCCCTACTGATTCAGAGCAGGTCATAGTGCCTACGTCCAATGACAGGATTCATACCTATCGTAGGCTAGGGTCAAAACGGACGAGACATAGAAGTATATCCCTCTAAAACTGGTTCCAGGAATATTTGATATGTACTACACTGAATTATATACACTTATTATACCATTTTCCTTTTCTAAAGCCAATCTGTTGTACGATCTTTGTGCTGTAAATCCATGTAAAGTTAAAATGAGTTACATGATTAAAGCCTAATTGGGTGTTTAGACCAAAAACAGTGTTAAAACAACGTGCGTTCTTTAAATGAttctttaaattatttaatatattattgttAACAAGGCATCCAAAATCTCCCCACAGTTGAATCTCTACACACTCACAGAACTGTGAAGTGAGCAAAGAAGGTCATCTCACTCCGACCCCTCACGTCCTGCTCATCACCTCAGGGAGGTGCTACAGGCCACTGTCCTCTAATACTAAACACTTCACAAACAGACACTgaactcctccctcctcacacACCACTGACATACATTATTACCATGATTGTGTGCTGCTgtccatttatgtatttgtatttatgtatcTGTCTGCAGAGAATAACATATTGTATTGAAAACAAATTCCACCggccttgtttgtttgtttaattaacACTCTAATCTAaaataatctaatctaatctaatctaatctaatgcgAATCTCACAACAAagagaataataaaacacatcagactGTTCGGAGtgtgcagtgtttctgtgtgattTTTATCAGATGACGGATTTTAAAATACACATACGAAAAATACTCATTGGTGTGTAAGGGCCTTCAGCCTTCACAGAATTGGTTGAATACTTCCTTATAACAGCAATGATAGGAAGCCACCATTCTGTTATTTTAAAAGTCACAATGAAGCTATTGTGGCAGGGTCTTTCGGTTTCCGTTGGCCGACGGATGAACCGGTAAAAAAATAGAGATGTAATCAAGTGTTGCAATGCAGAAATGCATTGAGTTATCTTGAACCTAGATAGCAGATAGCATTTCTGATCTCAATCGTTTCACTTACACTGCGTTTGTTAAAGAATGTAAGATAAAGTATGTCAGCGACAATACCTGTATTATGTATTTGCTTATATTAAAaaccaaaaatataataaataaaaaatagaaaatagataAACTAATAATAATCTTCTGCTCGAAGGGTACAGCTATGCAGTGAGCTAAACACACTTCCTATGAGTTTGAATACAGTGAATTGCCTTCGAGGCTTTTACGACTTTATACCTAAGCAAGGTATTCtcg
It includes:
- the olfcb1 gene encoding olfactory receptor CB1 isoform X1, producing MQMCGLLCSFFVAPMILSSIYRVDGCDFAHSICGAQAPGDVLVGIMLPCHRKVEFLHERTRPESFQCSDFHLESFMRSLAAIHEIEAINAAGFLPGVRLGYVMCDTCSWASKALKNVGHMLAVNGSLSVKCDYTDFRPRVKIILGALYSEVSIAVARLLNVYMVPLLSSTSSTPELSDKLRYPVFMRTIPSDKHQTKAVAKMMHHYGWNWVGVVYGDDEYGRAAFQSFLGDAEENHVCLAFQEVLPHYLGHSHSMERIKQVAQRIRSSDAQVVLLILKAELVEVLFKEMINTGTSRTWIASDAWSRSRSLAQMDNINKVGDILGFYFVTGKSESFDKYLKNLTATPGGYNHFIEEYKSLRFNCTPECFSNKPPSYCPTPYLLKMKSGVACNFKDPQEQNDDYLVKSLDTSEAFLHKVAVWAIANTLKKLLKCNSSSCSGEINFPPWKLLKELKKVEFEFGNHNFFFDENGDFGNFYDLIKWEKDGQYRRFQSIGKYHTVDDEIQVDMKDFIWLSTANTTIPESRCSERCAPGSVKRILNVSCCYTCTRCVEGTYSDAWDLDNCKRCPNGTWALKGWTQCELRSESYLHWSDPHPIAMMAAAAFGILLLLVTFIIFLVYRDSPPMKRAEVRLSCVMMAGLSVSFASVISFMGRPSVHLCRARQVTYAMGFTLCVSCILVKAYRTFLAFLPFGQLINRQLHKLYQPPIIVITITSLQGIICLLWLIFDSPDLDGTPPSPQSMRRLIQCSEGATFIGFGVMLSYIALLALAGFLLAVKGRKVPQEFSETGYIIFSMLMYLFVWVCFIPVYITNHEEGTPVQASAILVSSYGIIFCHFLPKCHKVLWGAKSDTLERILKRWREKDIDIPRVNTPSQNKDRLSVSSTASTATILRSSETPREFSPTDSEQVIVPTSNDRIHTYRRLGSKRTRHRSISL
- the olfcb1 gene encoding olfactory receptor CB1 isoform X2: MRTIPSDKHQTKAVAKMMHHYGWNWVGVVYGDDEYGRAAFQSFLGDAEENHVCLAFQEVLPHYLGHSHSMERIKQVAQRIRSSDAQVVLLILKAELVEVLFKEMINTGTSRTWIASDAWSRSRSLAQMDNINKVGDILGFYFVTGKSESFDKYLKNLTATPGGYNHFIEEYKSLRFNCTPECFSNKPPSYCPTPYLLKMKSGVACNFKDPQEQNDDYLVKSLDTSEAFLHKVAVWAIANTLKKLLKCNSSSCSGEINFPPWKLLKELKKVEFEFGNHNFFFDENGDFGNFYDLIKWEKDGQYRRFQSIGKYHTVDDEIQVDMKDFIWLSTANTTIPESRCSERCAPGSVKRILNVSCCYTCTRCVEGTYSDAWDLDNCKRCPNGTWALKGWTQCELRSESYLHWSDPHPIAMMAAAAFGILLLLVTFIIFLVYRDSPPMKRAEVRLSCVMMAGLSVSFASVISFMGRPSVHLCRARQVTYAMGFTLCVSCILVKAYRTFLAFLPFGQLINRQLHKLYQPPIIVITITSLQGIICLLWLIFDSPDLDGTPPSPQSMRRLIQCSEGATFIGFGVMLSYIALLALAGFLLAVKGRKVPQEFSETGYIIFSMLMYLFVWVCFIPVYITNHEEGTPVQASAILVSSYGIIFCHFLPKCHKVLWGAKSDTLERILKRWREKDIDIPRVNTPSQNKDRLSVSSTASTATILRSSETPREFSPTDSEQVIVPTSNDRIHTYRRLGSKRTRHRSISL